The following coding sequences are from one Desulfosporosinus orientis DSM 765 window:
- a CDS encoding uracil-DNA glycosylase: MAVQADWKRLLDDEIKKDYYVQLLEWVKNEYRHKQIFPKKEDVFNALVFTSYENTKVVILGQDPYPNVGQGMGLSFSVNIGVPFPKSLQNIFQELQSDLGCQIPKHGSLKKWAEQGVLLLNTSLTVEARKPNSHQNKGWEIFTDKIISLVNDKPEPVVFILWGNNARSKKKLITNQQHFIIESPHPSPLSASRGFFGSKPFSRTNQFLIANKRDPIDWQID; this comes from the coding sequence ATGGCAGTACAAGCTGACTGGAAACGCTTACTGGACGATGAAATCAAAAAAGACTACTATGTCCAACTCCTGGAATGGGTAAAAAATGAGTACCGGCACAAACAGATCTTTCCCAAGAAAGAAGATGTATTTAACGCTTTAGTATTTACCTCCTACGAAAATACGAAAGTCGTAATTTTAGGGCAAGATCCCTACCCGAATGTGGGCCAGGGAATGGGTCTTAGTTTTTCCGTGAATATAGGAGTCCCCTTTCCAAAATCTCTGCAAAATATCTTTCAAGAGCTTCAATCCGACCTGGGCTGTCAGATTCCTAAGCACGGTTCCTTAAAAAAGTGGGCGGAACAAGGAGTACTTCTCCTCAATACTTCACTTACCGTAGAAGCAAGGAAACCAAATTCTCATCAAAATAAAGGCTGGGAAATCTTTACCGACAAAATCATTTCATTAGTCAATGATAAACCCGAGCCGGTGGTTTTCATATTATGGGGAAATAATGCCCGTTCGAAAAAGAAACTCATTACTAACCAACAGCATTTCATCATTGAATCCCCTCATCCCAGTCCCTTATCGGCCAGCCGCGGGTTTTTCGGCAGTAAGCCCTTCTCCCGAACCAATCAATTTTTGATTGCTAATAAACGAGACCCCATCGACTGGCAGATCGATTGA
- a CDS encoding VOC family protein, with protein MSDWLVPYLVFNGNCEEAVNFYQKVLGGESQILHFGDALPYPAHPVPEQAKHLVMHAELRKNGHIIRFSDTFPKLPYSVGNNVSFSLEFDTKEETKAVFQGLSEGGTIEMDLQETFFSPLFGKFTDKFGIIWQLSCRKSQ; from the coding sequence ATGAGTGATTGGTTGGTACCGTACCTTGTTTTTAATGGCAATTGCGAAGAAGCTGTCAACTTTTATCAAAAGGTTTTAGGGGGAGAAAGCCAGATTCTGCACTTTGGCGATGCCCTTCCTTATCCCGCCCATCCGGTTCCGGAGCAGGCAAAGCATCTCGTTATGCATGCTGAACTAAGAAAAAACGGTCATATCATCCGCTTCTCGGATACCTTTCCCAAGCTGCCTTACAGCGTTGGGAACAATGTCTCTTTTTCTCTGGAGTTTGATACCAAAGAAGAAACAAAAGCTGTTTTCCAGGGATTATCGGAAGGCGGTACCATTGAAATGGATCTCCAAGAGACCTTTTTTAGTCCCTTATTCGGTAAGTTCACTGATAAGTTCGGTATAATCTGGCAGCTATCCTGCAGGAAATCCCAGTAA
- a CDS encoding metallophosphoesterase family protein, which translates to MRILHTSDWHLGRTLEGRSRLEEQVMFINELCGIVEDEAVDLVLIAGDVFDTVNPPAMAEELFYDALNRLSDGGKRAIVAIAGNHDNPERLCAASPLAERNGITLYGLPKEVLRPSSSLLIHPNQGKVSRVAAGQGWAELHIPSCPDPAIVAMLPYPSESRLNEVLSQSLDEEILREEYSKRVQQLFSSFGQHFRSDAVNIGLSHLFVRGGMESESERPIQLGSAPTVEVNAMPTGAQYIALGHLHRAQTVKGAAVPTRYSGSPLAYSFSETGYAKSVVLVEAFPGQAITTREIFLRAGYPLVKWKATEGLTQVQRWINEGKDLNAWIDLEIFVTSAIQSQDIHNLRRQREHLINIRPIFPETEKIVAEARSKLPIDELFRKFYQDRTGGADPDQELVSMFLSLIDPDKDETVSISQRQIIGDEEAETA; encoded by the coding sequence ATGCGGATTTTACATACATCGGATTGGCACTTGGGGCGTACTCTCGAGGGTCGGAGCCGGCTTGAGGAACAGGTTATGTTTATTAATGAGCTGTGCGGGATTGTGGAAGATGAAGCCGTGGATCTGGTCTTGATTGCCGGGGATGTCTTTGATACAGTCAATCCTCCTGCCATGGCTGAAGAACTTTTTTATGATGCACTCAATCGATTGTCCGATGGGGGAAAGCGGGCAATTGTAGCAATTGCCGGGAATCACGATAACCCTGAGCGGCTTTGTGCTGCCAGTCCCCTTGCGGAACGGAATGGAATTACATTGTATGGCTTGCCCAAAGAGGTTTTGAGGCCAAGTTCAAGTCTCTTAATCCATCCAAATCAAGGAAAGGTGAGCAGAGTTGCAGCAGGCCAAGGGTGGGCCGAGTTACATATTCCTAGTTGCCCGGACCCGGCCATTGTGGCCATGTTGCCTTACCCTTCAGAATCACGGCTTAATGAGGTATTAAGTCAAAGCTTAGATGAGGAAATCCTTCGAGAAGAATACTCCAAACGAGTTCAGCAATTATTTTCATCGTTTGGTCAGCATTTTCGTTCTGATGCGGTTAACATTGGCCTTAGTCATCTCTTTGTACGGGGAGGGATGGAGTCCGAGTCAGAGCGTCCGATTCAACTTGGAAGCGCGCCAACCGTCGAAGTAAATGCAATGCCAACAGGTGCGCAATACATTGCTCTTGGGCACTTGCACCGTGCTCAGACTGTCAAGGGGGCGGCGGTCCCGACTCGTTACTCTGGTTCGCCTCTCGCATATAGCTTCTCTGAAACTGGGTATGCCAAATCTGTGGTTCTTGTTGAAGCTTTTCCCGGACAAGCAATAACGACCCGGGAAATTTTCCTCAGGGCTGGTTATCCTCTCGTTAAATGGAAAGCTACTGAGGGATTGACTCAGGTGCAGAGGTGGATCAATGAAGGCAAGGATCTTAATGCTTGGATTGATCTAGAGATTTTTGTGACGAGTGCAATTCAGTCCCAAGATATCCATAATCTACGCCGTCAGAGGGAACACCTCATTAATATTCGTCCCATTTTTCCGGAAACCGAGAAAATCGTTGCAGAGGCTCGCTCGAAATTACCTATTGATGAGCTTTTTCGTAAGTTTTACCAGGATAGAACCGGCGGCGCAGATCCGGATCAAGAATTGGTCTCTATGTTTTTATCCTTGATTGACCCAGACAAAGATGAGACCGTCTCGATTTCTCAAAGACAAATTATAGGGGACGAGGAGGCTGAGACAGCGTGA
- a CDS encoding GerAB/ArcD/ProY family transporter has product MGQPSKISARQATALLTTLILSTGVILIPAISMARAGLGAWLSTLISTLAAIPLLLVYSCLSTFAPNLRLTDRLTLLVGPRLGRTLSLVFSLFLLFTMSTVIHEGGLLVRVIFLPETPAVVITAGLCLLILYGAWLGPQALARMNTLYLPLFFMTMFVLSVGAFSEPHWYFLWPPWDKGLSGLISAAVIPLAWLGEISLLLFMSPDISDLNIQRWRIPLYATLISGGFFTLNSVIALITFGPNLGSLYAFPVLQIGRTFGENMRGIDALIMSIWVVGVFQKLALWLHYSVQEIGYIFKLQNSKALLPPMIILQNFLGLSTLYSITELFHYLDSFWPYLALATFEGIIPIGLFLVWLKYSNKKRQ; this is encoded by the coding sequence ATGGGACAACCCTCTAAAATCTCAGCACGGCAGGCTACTGCTTTACTCACCACCTTAATCCTAAGTACAGGGGTTATCTTGATCCCTGCAATTAGTATGGCCAGAGCAGGTCTTGGGGCTTGGCTCTCCACACTTATATCTACCCTAGCTGCTATCCCCCTCCTTCTAGTTTATTCATGTCTTTCCACCTTTGCCCCAAACCTACGCCTCACTGATCGGCTTACCCTCCTTGTAGGACCTAGACTGGGCCGCACACTATCCCTCGTTTTTTCTCTTTTTCTTCTTTTCACGATGTCCACCGTAATCCACGAAGGTGGTTTGCTGGTCCGCGTCATATTCTTACCGGAAACTCCTGCTGTCGTCATCACAGCCGGACTTTGCCTTCTTATACTCTATGGAGCCTGGCTGGGTCCACAAGCCCTAGCCCGTATGAACACACTTTATCTGCCCCTTTTTTTTATGACTATGTTTGTACTTTCCGTCGGTGCTTTTAGTGAACCTCATTGGTATTTCCTCTGGCCGCCCTGGGATAAAGGGTTGTCCGGCCTTATCTCAGCTGCTGTCATTCCTCTTGCTTGGCTGGGTGAAATAAGCTTACTCTTGTTCATGTCCCCCGACATTAGTGACCTTAATATTCAACGTTGGCGGATACCGCTTTACGCCACCTTAATCTCCGGCGGTTTTTTCACCCTCAACTCAGTAATTGCCCTAATTACTTTTGGGCCAAACCTAGGAAGCCTTTACGCATTCCCGGTGTTACAAATCGGCCGCACATTCGGCGAAAACATGCGGGGTATCGATGCCCTGATCATGTCCATTTGGGTCGTTGGTGTTTTCCAGAAACTAGCCCTCTGGCTGCATTATTCTGTCCAAGAAATCGGCTACATCTTTAAACTCCAAAATTCTAAGGCCCTTCTTCCTCCGATGATAATCTTACAAAACTTTCTTGGACTCAGCACGCTTTACAGCATAACTGAATTGTTCCACTATCTAGACAGTTTTTGGCCTTACCTAGCCTTAGCCACATTTGAAGGAATAATTCCTATTGGACTTTTCCTTGTTTGGTTAAAATATTCCAACAAAAAAAGGCAATAA
- a CDS encoding Ger(x)C family spore germination protein → MPPLRKPTTFLLIMTLLCIITLSGCWSAHELNDEYILLGESIDKVGDHIQITFQLITPERDADGKSSAGQSSSQSGTPFFLVTGEGKSIAEAIKDYHTKLPRFVYAGHLEVVFISEDVAKEGIMPYLDLYARHYWSLDSSWLVITRGPARDMLTVQNPLMKYQTMGLQQRVKKQALKISTLSNFLVQYHTDSGMQVLTTAKIDSPAMPKGYEMEEWMVSNTALFRQDKLVGYLSPQEAECYNYFNQGFQETSFSLKTSPFCPEENLVVALNGKPPVIETTLGDEGLELSVKVKLDFALTEDTCNVKLAGKQDIIALEESVNEELSDRLMEMIKHTQQEQIDVFNIADRLHAMNPELWDEVKDNWPEVYSELPLKIEVDARYRNSRAMSTGPGYKE, encoded by the coding sequence ATGCCGCCCCTTAGAAAGCCAACAACCTTCCTCTTAATTATGACTCTTCTTTGCATAATCACCCTTTCCGGTTGTTGGAGCGCCCACGAACTTAACGATGAATATATCCTCCTTGGGGAATCTATTGACAAAGTGGGGGATCATATACAAATAACCTTTCAGCTAATTACCCCTGAACGGGATGCTGATGGTAAAAGTTCAGCAGGTCAAAGTTCCTCCCAATCCGGCACTCCCTTTTTTCTTGTCACCGGCGAAGGTAAAAGCATCGCCGAAGCAATTAAGGACTACCACACCAAGCTTCCGCGCTTCGTATACGCCGGACATTTAGAAGTGGTATTTATCTCTGAAGATGTCGCCAAAGAAGGGATTATGCCCTATCTTGATCTTTATGCCCGCCACTACTGGAGCCTAGACTCCTCTTGGCTGGTCATTACCCGCGGGCCGGCACGGGACATGCTCACAGTTCAAAATCCACTGATGAAGTATCAAACCATGGGCTTACAGCAAAGGGTAAAAAAACAAGCCCTTAAGATCTCGACTCTGAGCAATTTTCTGGTCCAATATCATACTGACAGTGGCATGCAGGTTCTTACAACTGCCAAAATTGATAGCCCTGCGATGCCTAAAGGGTATGAAATGGAGGAATGGATGGTTTCCAATACCGCCTTATTTCGCCAAGACAAGCTAGTCGGTTATCTTTCTCCTCAAGAGGCAGAGTGCTATAACTATTTTAATCAAGGTTTCCAGGAGACATCGTTTTCTCTTAAGACTTCACCCTTTTGTCCCGAAGAGAACCTAGTAGTGGCACTCAACGGTAAACCTCCGGTAATTGAAACAACCCTCGGGGACGAAGGTCTTGAATTATCGGTTAAAGTCAAATTGGATTTTGCACTTACCGAAGATACCTGTAACGTTAAGCTAGCCGGCAAACAAGATATTATCGCCTTAGAAGAAAGTGTCAACGAGGAGTTAAGCGATCGCCTAATGGAAATGATCAAGCATACCCAGCAGGAGCAAATAGATGTCTTCAATATTGCTGACCGTTTACATGCTATGAATCCTGAACTATGGGACGAAGTGAAGGACAATTGGCCAGAAGTGTACTCCGAATTACCCTTGAAGATTGAAGTCGATGCCCGCTACCGTAACAGTCGAGCAATGTCCACCGGTCCCGGGTACAAGGAGTAA
- a CDS encoding spore germination protein, whose translation MSSQAVSSSLAENISELKTLLQGCDDFKYRPFTTADDKEGYLIYSKILVDSQFISQTILPNLFNLQLPSKPGLWSKAIITQLPFLPESSYTQWEDITLHILAGNTLILLEGMSEAYIVDTAKIETRPIGKAETEPVIRGPLEAFAEELGPNLAIIRSRFKDPKLKINQLIFGQESRTTVALLYLDGVIQPEVLNEVRRRLTSTNLRSVQGSGFLAEFLSEDTWSPFPLIQSTERPDKTVAALTEGRSAILVDGSPFSLLLPTVFWHHFHTSDDYYQHYLIASLTRLLRYLAYLIAVALPSLYLIVTVFHPQLLPLRFLLSLTTARERVPIPTIGEVAGMLLVLDLFREATLRLPRTVGPAIGIVGALVMGDAAVIAGVISPIMVIIVALTAVVTFAVPSEDLRGTARMSSYFLLLLSSILGLYGFLLGLSAILLHVSSLESVGVPYLSPVANFHWKEWSDIFVRAPWSNLRKKPQRLQNKRVPSERRK comes from the coding sequence ATGTCTTCACAAGCAGTCTCAAGTTCCCTAGCAGAGAATATAAGTGAACTCAAAACCCTTTTACAAGGGTGTGATGATTTTAAATATCGACCATTTACGACAGCTGACGATAAAGAAGGGTACCTTATTTATTCCAAAATACTCGTTGATAGCCAATTTATTAGTCAGACGATTTTACCGAATTTATTTAATCTTCAGCTTCCCTCCAAACCGGGACTTTGGTCCAAAGCCATTATTACTCAACTTCCTTTTTTACCTGAATCATCTTATACCCAATGGGAAGATATTACCCTACATATTCTTGCCGGAAATACGCTTATTTTGCTTGAGGGAATGAGTGAAGCGTATATCGTAGATACTGCCAAAATCGAAACCCGTCCTATTGGAAAAGCCGAAACAGAACCGGTGATTCGCGGGCCTTTAGAAGCCTTTGCCGAAGAGCTTGGCCCGAACCTAGCGATTATCCGTAGTCGCTTTAAAGATCCTAAACTTAAAATCAATCAATTAATATTCGGTCAGGAATCGCGCACAACAGTCGCCCTACTCTACCTCGACGGTGTCATTCAGCCTGAAGTCTTAAATGAGGTACGCAGGCGTCTAACCTCTACAAATCTGCGCAGTGTGCAAGGATCGGGATTCTTAGCCGAATTTCTTTCAGAGGATACCTGGTCCCCTTTCCCACTCATCCAATCAACCGAACGACCGGACAAAACGGTTGCCGCTTTAACTGAAGGCCGGTCGGCAATTCTAGTCGATGGGAGTCCTTTTAGTTTATTACTCCCCACCGTATTTTGGCATCATTTCCATACATCCGACGATTATTATCAACATTACCTCATTGCAAGTCTTACTCGTCTTCTTCGTTATCTTGCCTACCTGATTGCCGTTGCTTTACCCTCCTTATACTTAATTGTCACAGTCTTTCATCCCCAGTTACTTCCATTACGATTCCTTCTTTCCCTCACTACAGCCCGAGAAAGAGTTCCAATCCCCACCATCGGGGAAGTCGCAGGTATGCTCTTAGTTCTAGACCTCTTTCGCGAGGCAACCCTGCGTTTACCAAGAACAGTAGGCCCGGCGATTGGCATTGTTGGGGCTTTGGTTATGGGGGACGCTGCTGTTATTGCAGGAGTCATTTCCCCCATCATGGTAATTATTGTCGCCTTAACGGCAGTCGTTACTTTTGCTGTCCCATCAGAAGATTTACGTGGAACAGCACGTATGTCCTCCTATTTTCTTCTGCTTCTCTCCTCCATCCTTGGACTCTATGGATTTTTACTTGGATTAAGTGCCATCCTCCTGCATGTTTCATCTCTGGAGAGTGTGGGCGTACCCTACTTATCCCCTGTGGCTAACTTTCATTGGAAAGAATGGAGTGACATTTTTGTACGCGCACCCTGGAGTAACCTAAGGAAGAAACCACAAAGACTACAAAACAAACGAGTCCCCAGCGAGAGGAGAAAATAA